One genomic region from Lysobacterales bacterium encodes:
- a CDS encoding SlyX family protein — MHELVERIVELEMRVAFQDDTMQRLNAVITDQTLRIEQLERRLELMLTDLKSLRGLLYADPAQEPPPPHY, encoded by the coding sequence ATGCATGAGCTTGTGGAGCGCATCGTCGAACTGGAGATGCGGGTGGCTTTCCAGGACGATACGATGCAGCGCTTGAACGCGGTGATCACCGACCAGACGTTGCGCATCGAGCAACTCGAGCGCCGGCTGGAGCTGATGCTCACCGACCTGAAATCCCTGCGCGGTTTGCTGTACGCCGATCCGGCGCAGGAGCCGCCGCCGCCGCACTACTGA
- a CDS encoding DUF3429 domain-containing protein: MKVRKSERMAVWLGLAGLLPFLLLSVSVWSPDWRALAQPALLGYSALILSFLGGVRWGRGLSVDRPIEYVWAVLPSLWAWVALQAPAAAALLLLACGFVGQWWLDGPGDRLPAPLWFRRLRALLTAVVLACHVLAVTALMA, translated from the coding sequence GTGAAGGTGCGCAAGTCCGAGCGTATGGCGGTATGGCTGGGTCTGGCAGGGCTATTGCCCTTCCTGCTGCTGTCGGTGTCGGTGTGGTCGCCGGACTGGCGCGCCCTGGCGCAGCCGGCCCTGCTCGGCTACTCCGCTCTGATCCTGTCCTTCCTCGGCGGGGTGCGCTGGGGGCGCGGGCTCTCGGTCGATCGCCCGATCGAGTACGTCTGGGCGGTGCTGCCCAGCCTGTGGGCCTGGGTCGCGCTGCAGGCGCCCGCTGCGGCCGCGCTGCTGCTGCTCGCCTGTGGCTTCGTCGGCCAATGGTGGCTGGATGGGCCGGGCGACCGTCTGCCTGCCCCGCTGTGGTTTCGCCGTCTGCGCGCGCTGCTGACCGCCGTCGTGCTCGCCTGCCACGTGCTGGCGGTGACCGCATTGATGGCCTGA
- a CDS encoding FKBP-type peptidyl-prolyl cis-trans isomerase, giving the protein MKHSLRTTLLAAATAAVVGFSSFAVANDKLETEKDKISYVIGLQIAGSLVQIKDEVDLQVLMRGIETGLSGEEPAISQEEAMAVQQAFGQKLQAKREAETQAAAKTNREAGEAFLAENKTKSGVKTTESGLQYKVEKEGEGPRPAATDTVKVHYTGTLLDGTKFDSSVDRGEPAQFALNQVIPGWTEALQLMNVGSKYTLWLPSELAYGENGTPGPIGPNATLKFEVELIEIVAAE; this is encoded by the coding sequence ATGAAGCATTCCCTGCGCACCACCCTGCTCGCCGCGGCCACCGCCGCTGTGGTCGGGTTTTCGTCCTTCGCGGTCGCGAACGACAAGCTGGAAACCGAGAAGGACAAGATCAGCTACGTGATCGGCCTGCAGATCGCGGGCTCGCTGGTGCAGATCAAGGATGAGGTCGATCTGCAGGTGCTGATGCGCGGTATCGAAACCGGCCTGTCCGGCGAAGAGCCGGCCATCAGCCAGGAAGAAGCGATGGCGGTGCAGCAGGCCTTCGGCCAGAAGCTGCAGGCCAAGCGCGAGGCTGAGACCCAGGCCGCCGCCAAGACCAATCGCGAGGCGGGCGAAGCCTTTCTGGCCGAGAACAAGACCAAGTCGGGCGTGAAGACCACCGAGTCCGGCCTGCAGTACAAGGTCGAGAAGGAAGGCGAAGGCCCGCGTCCGGCCGCCACCGATACGGTCAAGGTGCACTACACCGGCACCCTGCTGGACGGCACCAAGTTCGACAGCTCGGTCGATCGCGGCGAGCCGGCGCAGTTCGCCCTGAACCAGGTCATCCCGGGTTGGACCGAAGCCCTGCAGCTGATGAACGTCGGCAGCAAGTACACCCTGTGGCTGCCCTCCGAGCTAGCCTACGGCGAGAACGGCACCCCGGGCCCGATCGGCCCGAACGCCACGCTCAAGTTCGAAGTTGAACTGATCGAGATCGTCGCCGCGGAGTAA
- a CDS encoding glutathione peroxidase, giving the protein MRFTPAALLFSCLLASPLPALATCGVLEGENFRPLAGKEPVSLCERYEGQVLLVVNTASKCGFTPQYEGLEALHQELSGRGFAVLGFPSGDFMDQEFEDESQIAEFCTNTYAVKFPMFEKVSVKGEQAAPFFRELTEATGQAPGWNFHKYLLNREGEVVASFGSRTRPDDPAMRAEIEKLLGGS; this is encoded by the coding sequence ATGCGCTTCACGCCCGCCGCCCTGCTGTTCTCCTGTCTTCTCGCAAGCCCGCTTCCGGCGCTGGCGACCTGCGGCGTACTCGAAGGCGAGAACTTCCGACCCTTGGCCGGCAAGGAGCCGGTCAGCCTGTGCGAGCGCTACGAGGGCCAGGTGCTGCTGGTGGTGAACACCGCCAGCAAGTGCGGATTCACGCCGCAGTACGAGGGCCTTGAGGCCCTGCATCAGGAGCTGTCCGGTCGTGGTTTCGCGGTGCTCGGTTTCCCGTCCGGCGACTTCATGGACCAGGAGTTCGAGGACGAGTCGCAGATCGCCGAGTTCTGCACCAACACCTATGCGGTCAAGTTCCCGATGTTCGAGAAGGTCTCGGTCAAGGGCGAGCAGGCAGCGCCCTTCTTCCGCGAGCTGACCGAAGCCACCGGCCAGGCGCCGGGCTGGAATTTCCACAAGTACCTGTTGAACCGCGAGGGCGAAGTGGTGGCCAGCTTCGGCAGCCGCACGCGCCCCGACGACCCGGCGATGCGCGCCGAGATCGAGAAGCTGCTGGGCGGCTCCTGA
- a CDS encoding nuclear transport factor 2 family protein, producing METLSELERLRTRHPATFAVGSAEEVEALARFAAFFQSFASDRIERLLPVTYAEDVYFNDTLKAIRGLPTLAHYLRDSADAVEDCRVQVLSNTRTAEGEYLLRWRMSIRFKRFRRGVETETVGLSHLRFNAHGLVVYHQDYWNAADGLYEHIPLLGSLIRLIKRRL from the coding sequence TTGGAAACCCTCTCGGAACTTGAACGCCTTCGCACCCGGCACCCGGCCACCTTCGCTGTGGGCAGCGCCGAAGAAGTCGAAGCCTTGGCCCGCTTCGCTGCGTTTTTCCAGAGCTTCGCCAGCGATCGCATCGAGCGCCTGCTGCCCGTGACCTATGCGGAGGACGTCTACTTCAACGACACCCTGAAGGCGATTCGCGGTCTGCCGACGCTGGCGCACTACCTGCGCGACAGCGCCGACGCCGTGGAGGACTGCCGCGTTCAGGTGCTGTCGAACACGCGAACCGCGGAGGGCGAGTATCTGCTGCGCTGGCGCATGAGCATCCGCTTCAAGCGCTTCCGACGCGGCGTGGAGACCGAAACGGTTGGCCTCTCACACCTGCGCTTCAACGCACACGGCCTGGTGGTCTATCACCAGGACTACTGGAACGCCGCCGACGGCCTCTACGAGCACATCCCCCTGCTCGGCAGCCTGATCCGGCTGATCAAGCGCCGGCTGTAG
- a CDS encoding UDP-glucose/GDP-mannose dehydrogenase family protein, which translates to MNVTVFGTGYVGLVTGTCLAEVGNTVTCVDIDADKVEALRHGRVPIFEPGLAPMVIENSRAGRLQFTTDAAAALADADIVFIAVGTPPDEDGSADLSHVLTVARTIGRHLQREALVVTKSTVPVGTADRVRSEIASALAERGSTLAFELASNPEFLKEGDAVKDCMRPDRIIIGCESARAVDVLRALYAPFNRNHERIVIMDLRSAELTKYAANAMLATKISFMNEMANLAERLGADIEKVRIGIGSDPRIGFSFIYPGAGYGGSCFPKDVQALHRTAAAQGFDARILCAVEAVNNAQKDKLHALLKRHFGDLRGRRIALWGLAFKPNTDDMREAPSRRLMEQLWADGAAVSAFDPEARDEALRLYGERPDLSLVDEPYAALEGADALVLVTEWKAFWSPDFRRIVRSLTTPVVFDGRNIWDPASVERSGLAYYGIGRGRSLAAGAEVGHA; encoded by the coding sequence ATGAACGTCACCGTCTTCGGAACCGGCTACGTCGGCCTGGTCACTGGGACCTGTCTCGCCGAAGTCGGCAACACTGTCACCTGCGTGGACATCGACGCAGACAAGGTCGAAGCCCTGCGCCATGGGCGCGTGCCGATCTTCGAGCCGGGCCTCGCGCCCATGGTCATCGAGAACAGCCGCGCGGGCCGCTTGCAGTTCACCACCGATGCCGCCGCGGCGCTGGCCGATGCTGACATCGTTTTCATCGCGGTCGGTACGCCGCCGGACGAGGACGGCAGCGCCGATCTCAGCCACGTGCTGACGGTGGCCCGCACCATCGGCCGCCATCTGCAGCGCGAGGCGCTGGTGGTGACCAAGTCGACCGTGCCGGTCGGCACCGCCGATCGGGTACGGTCGGAGATCGCTTCCGCGCTGGCCGAACGCGGCTCGACGCTGGCCTTCGAGCTTGCCTCCAACCCCGAATTCCTGAAGGAGGGCGATGCGGTCAAGGACTGCATGCGTCCTGACCGCATCATCATCGGCTGCGAGAGCGCCCGCGCCGTTGACGTGCTGCGCGCGCTGTATGCGCCCTTCAATCGCAACCACGAGCGCATCGTGATCATGGACCTGCGTTCGGCGGAGCTCACCAAGTACGCCGCCAACGCCATGCTGGCCACCAAGATCAGCTTCATGAACGAAATGGCCAACCTCGCTGAGCGGCTTGGAGCCGACATCGAGAAGGTCCGCATAGGCATCGGCTCCGATCCTCGGATCGGCTTCTCGTTCATCTATCCCGGCGCCGGCTACGGCGGCAGCTGCTTTCCGAAGGATGTTCAGGCGCTGCATCGCACCGCCGCGGCGCAGGGCTTCGATGCGCGCATTCTGTGCGCGGTCGAAGCGGTCAACAACGCGCAGAAAGACAAGCTGCACGCCCTGCTCAAGCGCCACTTCGGCGACCTGCGCGGCCGCCGCATCGCGCTTTGGGGGCTCGCCTTCAAGCCGAACACGGACGACATGCGTGAGGCGCCGAGTCGTCGTCTGATGGAGCAGCTCTGGGCCGATGGCGCCGCGGTTTCGGCCTTCGATCCCGAAGCCCGCGATGAGGCGCTGCGCCTCTACGGCGAGCGGCCCGACCTCAGCCTGGTCGACGAGCCGTATGCGGCTCTGGAAGGCGCTGATGCGCTGGTCCTGGTGACGGAGTGGAAAGCCTTCTGGAGCCCGGACTTCCGCCGCATCGTCCGCAGCCTGACGACCCCGGTGGTGTTCGACGGCCGCAACATCTGGGATCCGGCGAGCGTGGAGCGCAGCGGACTGGCCTACTACGGGATCGGTCGAGGTCGCTCGCTGGCTGCCGGCGCGGAGGTGGGCCATGCATGA